In a single window of the Alphaproteobacteria bacterium LSUCC0684 genome:
- a CDS encoding FAD-dependent oxidoreductase, translating into MKSQAQVVVIGGGVVGASVLFHLTKLGWKDVMMLERSELTSGSTWHAAGGMHTINGDPNVAKLQQYTIDLYNEIEELSGQDITMHITGGVMLAATKERFDWLKGVYAKGKYLGMKGLELITPDEAAKLMPLLDPKHFTGAMYDPIEGHVDPYGVTHAYARAARKNGASYFTHTKVESLSQNSDGTWCVETDKGQVLAEHVVNCGGLWAREIGRMVGLELPVLAMEHMYLLTEDMPEVAEINATTGKEVIHAVDFDGELYLRQERGGMLMGTYEKACRPWSEYNTPWEFGHELLEPDIDRIAPSLEVGFKHFPAFENAGIRQIINGPFTFAPDGNPLVGPVEGLTNFWCACGVMAGFSQGGGVGLALSNWMINGDPEFDVWAMDISRFGDYASMQYTNAKVRENYSRRFSIRYPNEELTAARPLLTTPIYDRLKDAGAQFGVSFGIEHALWFAPEGLADVFSWRRSVDFEHVGNEARAVRDGVGLLEISNFAKYMVTGEGAEAWLDQLLACRIPEEGRMTLAPMLKDDGKVIGDFSLARLDEDTFLIVGSGIAESYHMRWFTDHLPGDGSVEVEAMGLSLTGLSIAGPKARDVLASLTREDVSNDGFRFMDVRELHLGMAPAIVGRMSYTGDLGYEIWVTPEYQRYLFDLIMAAGAEHDIRLIGARALNALRLEKNFGSWAREFRPVYGPLECGLSRFVAYDKETDFIGKAGAHAEKKHGGKMRLRAFVVDARDADTIGDEPIAHNGEVCGWVTSGGFAHASGVSVAMGYVPKEIADEQDGWTIELLGEELDARLQPVPLFDANASRMRS; encoded by the coding sequence ATGAAATCTCAAGCACAGGTGGTGGTGATCGGCGGCGGGGTTGTCGGAGCATCTGTATTGTTCCATCTGACAAAACTGGGCTGGAAAGATGTCATGATGCTTGAGCGGTCGGAGCTCACTTCAGGTTCCACCTGGCATGCAGCGGGGGGGATGCACACCATCAATGGTGATCCGAATGTTGCTAAACTCCAGCAGTATACCATTGATCTTTATAATGAAATTGAAGAACTTTCCGGTCAGGATATAACCATGCACATCACCGGCGGGGTGATGCTGGCGGCCACAAAGGAAAGGTTTGACTGGCTGAAAGGTGTCTACGCCAAGGGCAAGTATCTCGGCATGAAAGGGCTTGAACTGATCACCCCTGATGAGGCCGCGAAACTCATGCCGCTTCTGGACCCGAAGCATTTTACCGGGGCGATGTATGACCCGATCGAAGGCCATGTTGATCCTTATGGCGTCACCCATGCCTATGCCAGGGCGGCACGCAAGAATGGCGCCAGCTATTTCACCCATACCAAGGTCGAATCACTGTCCCAGAACAGCGATGGCACCTGGTGCGTTGAAACCGACAAAGGCCAGGTTCTTGCCGAACATGTCGTTAATTGTGGCGGGCTCTGGGCGCGTGAAATCGGCCGCATGGTCGGGCTGGAACTGCCAGTGCTCGCCATGGAGCATATGTATCTTCTGACCGAGGATATGCCCGAAGTTGCGGAAATCAATGCCACCACAGGCAAAGAAGTCATCCATGCGGTTGATTTCGATGGTGAGCTCTATCTCCGGCAGGAGCGGGGGGGTATGCTCATGGGTACCTATGAAAAGGCCTGCCGCCCATGGTCTGAATACAATACGCCATGGGAGTTCGGCCATGAATTGCTTGAACCGGATATTGACCGTATCGCGCCATCCCTCGAAGTCGGCTTCAAGCATTTCCCGGCTTTCGAAAACGCCGGTATCCGGCAGATCATCAACGGCCCGTTCACCTTTGCCCCTGATGGCAATCCGCTGGTCGGCCCGGTTGAGGGGCTGACGAATTTCTGGTGTGCCTGCGGCGTGATGGCCGGGTTCAGCCAGGGGGGCGGGGTTGGCCTTGCCTTGTCGAACTGGATGATCAATGGTGATCCTGAATTTGACGTCTGGGCCATGGATATCAGCCGATTTGGCGATTATGCCTCAATGCAGTACACCAACGCCAAGGTGAGGGAGAATTATTCCCGTCGGTTTTCTATTCGCTATCCCAATGAAGAACTGACCGCGGCGCGCCCCCTGTTGACCACCCCGATCTATGATCGGCTGAAAGATGCCGGGGCGCAGTTTGGCGTCAGTTTTGGTATTGAACATGCGCTCTGGTTTGCGCCGGAGGGGCTTGCGGATGTATTCAGCTGGCGCCGCAGCGTGGATTTCGAGCATGTCGGCAATGAAGCCCGGGCGGTACGGGATGGGGTTGGCCTCCTTGAGATTTCCAACTTCGCCAAATACATGGTGACCGGCGAAGGGGCGGAAGCCTGGCTTGATCAACTGCTGGCCTGCCGTATTCCCGAAGAGGGACGGATGACGCTGGCGCCGATGCTGAAAGATGACGGCAAGGTGATCGGCGATTTCTCGCTTGCCCGTCTTGATGAGGATACTTTCCTGATCGTTGGTTCCGGTATCGCTGAAAGCTATCATATGCGGTGGTTTACCGACCATCTGCCCGGGGACGGTTCGGTGGAGGTAGAGGCCATGGGCCTGAGCCTCACCGGCCTTTCAATAGCCGGCCCGAAAGCGCGGGATGTGCTGGCTTCGCTGACGAGGGAGGATGTGTCGAACGATGGCTTCCGTTTCATGGACGTGCGGGAGTTGCATCTCGGCATGGCACCGGCCATCGTGGGCCGTATGAGCTATACAGGTGATCTCGGCTATGAAATCTGGGTGACGCCGGAATACCAGCGCTATCTGTTTGATCTGATCATGGCGGCCGGGGCCGAGCACGATATCCGGCTGATCGGAGCGCGGGCACTTAACGCGCTCCGGCTTGAAAAGAATTTCGGATCATGGGCAAGAGAATTCCGGCCGGTCTATGGGCCGCTGGAATGCGGGCTTTCAAGGTTTGTCGCCTATGACAAGGAAACGGATTTTATCGGCAAGGCCGGTGCTCATGCTGAAAAGAAGCATGGCGGCAAGATGCGGCTGAGGGCCTTTGTGGTCGATGCCAGGGATGCAGATACGATCGGGGATGAACCTATTGCCCATAATGGCGAGGTCTGCGGCTGGGTCACTTCCGGCGGGTTTGCCCATGCATCAGGTGTGTCTGTTGCCATGGGGTATGTTCCCAAGGAGATTGCCGATGAGCAGGACGGATGGACAATCGAGCTCTTGGGGGAGGAGCTCGATGCCCGGCTGCAGCCTGTGCCGCTCTTTGATGCCAATGCCAGCCGAATGCGCAGCTAG